The following proteins are co-located in the Telopea speciosissima isolate NSW1024214 ecotype Mountain lineage chromosome 9, Tspe_v1, whole genome shotgun sequence genome:
- the LOC122639435 gene encoding uncharacterized protein LOC122639435, whose product MASACVNNIGVPPESFLDYPQTYTSYGWLSPRISFSRDFPDEESNKKTSSGAEQPVKLPEKQDLEAPVKDIGDFEFRLEDPVTMLPADELFFDGKLVPLQLTTVRPSVASGTTETLGEIRSPETAKSRRRAEVSGTDPYLFSPKAPRCSSRWRELLGLKKLQSNHAKQDLQKSASSFASSKLTNPKSLKHFLHRNSKSSLTGADSSLSLPLLRDSDSESVSISSRLSLSSSSSSGPDHEDLPRLSLDSDKPNPSQTIFLNKNPPRLRIAKPATVITASAIAGENVRPFAAEYPPVRVGRSPIRRAPDSTTIPARGVSVDSPRMNSSGKIVFQSLERSSSSPSSFNGGPRIKNRGMERSYSANVRITPVLNVPVCSLRGSSKSGSVFGFGQLFSSPQKRDGTSTKSHTNRHRTDRN is encoded by the coding sequence ATGGCTTCTGCTTGCGTTAACAACATCGGAGTTCCGCCTGAGAGTTTCCTCGACTATCCTCAAACTTACACGTCGTACGGATGGTTGAGCCCTAGAATTTCTTTCAGTCGTGATTTCCCTGACGAAGAATCAAATAAGAAGACGTCTTCAGGCGCAGAACAACCAGTGAAATTGCCGGAGAAACAAGATCTAGAAGCTCCGGTGAAAGACATCGGAGATTTTGAGTTCAGACTCGAAGATCCAGTAACAATGCTCCCGGCGGACGAGCTCTTCTTCGATGGGAAGCTTGTTCCTCTGCAGCTCACAACGGTTCGTCCTTCTGTTGCTTCAGGTACTACGGAGACGTTGGGTGAGATCAGGTCGCCGGAGACGGCGAAATCGCGCCGGAGAGCTGAGGTATCTGGGACGGATCCGTATCTGTTCTCTCCTAAGGCGCCGAGGTGTTCAAGTAGATGGAGAGAGCTTCTCGGGTTGAAGAAGCTGCAGAGCAATCACGCTAAGCAGGATTTACAGAAGTCTGCCTCGTCTTTCGCTTCTTCGAAGCTCACTAACCCTAAGTCTTTGAAGCATTTCCTGCACAGGAACTCGAAATCTTCTTTAACTGGTGCGGATTCTTCGTTGAGTCTCCCGTTGCTGAGAGATTCTGATTCAGAATctgtttctatttcttcccgCCTTTCgctttcttcttcgtcttcttctggCCCTGACCACGAAGATCTCCCAAGGCTTTCCCTGGATTCGGATAAACCAAATCCAAGCCAAACAATTTTTCTAAACAAAAACCCTCCGAGGCTTAGAATAGCAAAGCCAGCGACGGTGATAACTGCCAGTGCCATTGCCGGCGAGAACGTTAGGCCTTTTGCTGCCGAGTATCCTCCGGTGAGAGTCGGACGGAGCCCGATTCGGAGAGCACCAGATTCAACCACCATTCCTGCTAGAGGAGTCTCCGTCGACAGTCCTCGGATGAACTCTTCTGGTAAAATCGTGTTCCAGAgcttggagaggagctcaagcAGTCCGAGCAGCTTCAATGGTGGTCCGAGGATTAAGAACAGAGGAATGGAAAGATCTTATTCTGCAAATGTCAGAATCACCCCTGTTCTAAACGTTCCGGTTTGTTCTCTTCGTGGATCGTCGAAGTCTGGTTCTGTCTTTGGATTTGGGcagttattttcttctcctcagaAGAGAGATGGAACATCCACTAAAAGCCACACCAACAGACATCGCACAGACCGGAATTGA